A genomic stretch from Phocoena phocoena chromosome 9, mPhoPho1.1, whole genome shotgun sequence includes:
- the PODXL gene encoding podocalyxin: MHVNCNVAHTLSTPIHATPPPSSQLIPKGLQNAFFTMMIFHTAQGCTKELTRRQKVKPSGQTAAEDSKPDTLPPSSVQDTVKQSTVPPSTDKNVIALETNRSTPTTPNTSRAVPASTQQSTTAAASGKDEKPATGSPAVTTKDSKDSTTAPTTVSTKPETTSSQSGIQSNSAKSGTQSSHSVTTSSVITKEGNRAASDLPNPVNTSVITPALPSVPTPASTHRPSTVPVTLVPVTSEPAGSSEGPNKITAATSLGTMAGSTFTTQGTLTTLTPWVTSQGTQHTSSKMPAVTGTSEALQPTGSSSGPGTTSPARGPTSSNTHLESTVPQGSSIPSPTSVIPVGVGQIQCDSPEKLNEKMLVLNVSKTDVSKTNICGLSLGNGHMCFDFGTDNLELRARASPPEVFELSIKGWQMNATASNDKLITLLCRAAKASFNPAQDQCHIQLAPVPEIQAVAIKQITICTKLFPTDVYELLKDKWDDLKEVGVNDMQFEGQGPPEETEDRFSMPLIITIVCMASFLLLVAALYGCCHQRLSQRKDQQRLTEELQTVENGYHDNPTLEVMETSSEMQEKKVVSLNGELGDSWIVPLDNLTKDDLEEEEDTHL, translated from the exons ATGCATGTCAATTGCAACGTGGCTCACACCCTCAGCACACCTATTCACGCCACACCACCACCTTCCAGCCAGCTCATACCTAAAGGGCTTCAA AACGCCTTCTTCACCATGATGATATTCCACACAGCACAGGGCTGCACCAAGGAACTCACTCGAAGGCAAA AAGTCAAGCCTAGTGGTCAAACAGCTGCCGAAGACAGCAAGCCAGACACACTTCCACCATCCAGTGTTCAAGACACAGTCAAACAAAGCACAGTCCCACCATCCACTGACAAAAATGTGATTGCATTGGAGACCAACCGAAGCACACCCACAACGCCTAACACTTCAAGGGCAGTGCCAGCCTCAACCCAGCAAAGCACAACTGCAGCAGCCAGTGGCAAAGATGAGAAACCAGCCACGGGCAGCCCTGCTGTAACTACTAAAGACTCAAAGGATTCTACAACCGCACCAACCACTGTCTCGACAAAGCCTGAAACCACAAGCAGCCAGAGTGGAATTCAAAGCAATTCAGCTAAATCTGGAACCCAGAGCAGCCACAGTGTGACCACAAGCAGTGTGATCACTAAAGAAGGAAATCGGGCAGCCTCTGACCTTCCAAATCCGGTTAACACCTCAGTCATCACGCCTGCTCTTCCTTCCGTGCCCACCCCGGCAAGCACTCACCGGCCTAGCACCGTCCCTGTGACTTTGGTCCCTGTGACTTCAGAGCCTGCAGGGAGCTCCGAGGGACCAAACAAAATTACAGCAGCTACAAGTTTAGGCACAATGGCGGGTTCCACCTTCACGACGCAGGGGACACTGACCACGCTAA CACCATGGGTTACCTCACAAGGAACTCAACACACCTCCAGCAAGATGCCAGCTGTCACTGGCACGTCTGAGGCTCTGCAGCCTACAGGCTCTTCATCGGGACCTGGGACCACATCTCCTGCCAGGGGACCCACAAGCTCCAACACTCATCTGGAGTCAACTGTCCCCCAAGGCTCCAGTATCCCTTCTCCCACCTCAGTAATTCCAGTAGGTGTGGGACAG ATACAGTGCGATTCTCCCGAAAAGCTGAATGAGAAGATGCTCGTCCTGAACGTCTCGAAAACTGATGTCTCGAAAACCAACATCTGT GGTCTTAGCCTAGGGAACGGGCACATGTGTTTCGACTTTGGGACGGATAACCTTGAGCTGAGAGCCAGGGCTTCCCCTCCTGAGGTCTTTGAACTCAGCATCAAGGGCTGGCAAATG AATGCGACCGCTTCGAACGACAAACTGATCACACTTTTGTGCCGAGCAGCAAAAGCCTCCTTCAACCCAGCGCAAGATCAGTGCCACATACAGCTGGCACCTGTTCCAGAAATCCAGGCAGTGGCGATCAAACAAATCACTATCTGCA CAAAACTCTTTCCCACGGACGTTTATGAATTGCTGAAAGACAAATGGGATGACCTAAAAGAG GTGGGAGTCAATGACATGCAGTTTGAGGGTCAAGGACCACCAGAAGAGACCGAGGACCGGTTCAGCATGCCCCTCATCATCACTATTGTCTGCATGGCATCCTTCTTGCTCCTGGTCGCGGCCCTTTATGGCTGCTGCCACCAGCGCCTCTCCCAGAGGAAGGACCAG CAACGACTAACAGAGGAGCTACAGACGGTGGAGAATGGTTACCACGACAATCCAACCCTGGAAGTGATGGAGACCTCATCAGAGATGCAGGAGAAAAAGGTGGTCAGCCTTAATGGGGAGCTGGGGGACAGCTGGATCGTCCCCCTGGACAACCTGACCAAGGATGACctagaggaggaggaagacacaCACCTCTAA